A region from the Streptomyces lydicus genome encodes:
- a CDS encoding lysophospholipid acyltransferase family protein, with translation MTDSGGAPSEAGAAVGRRIGIGLMYGLWRPRVLGAWRVPSAGPVILAVNHSHGIDGPMLMGTAPRPVHFLIKKEAFVGPLDPFLRGIGQLKVDRETTDRKAITDALGVLDQGGVLGIFPEGTRGEGDFASLRAGLAYFAVRSGAPVVPVAVLGSTERHSRLTPAVPPLRSRVDVVFGDAFEAGESGGRRTRKALDEATVRIQERLTAHLAAARRLTGR, from the coding sequence GTGACCGACAGCGGCGGGGCCCCGAGCGAGGCGGGCGCCGCGGTCGGCCGGCGGATCGGCATCGGCCTGATGTACGGGCTGTGGCGGCCGCGGGTGCTGGGCGCCTGGCGGGTGCCCTCGGCCGGCCCGGTGATTCTTGCGGTCAACCACTCGCACGGCATCGACGGCCCGATGCTGATGGGCACCGCGCCGCGGCCGGTGCACTTCCTGATCAAGAAGGAAGCCTTCGTCGGCCCGCTGGACCCGTTCCTGCGGGGCATCGGGCAGCTGAAGGTGGACCGCGAGACCACCGACCGCAAGGCGATCACCGACGCCCTCGGAGTGCTGGACCAGGGCGGAGTGCTGGGGATCTTCCCGGAAGGCACCCGCGGCGAGGGCGACTTCGCCTCCCTGCGGGCGGGCCTGGCGTACTTCGCGGTGCGCTCCGGCGCCCCGGTGGTGCCGGTGGCGGTGCTCGGCAGCACGGAGCGGCACAGCAGGCTGACACCGGCCGTGCCGCCGCTGCGCTCCCGCGTCGATGTCGTCTTCGGTGACGCCTTCGAAGCGGGCGAGAGCGGCGGCCGGCGCACCCGTAAGGCGCTCGACGAGGCGACCGTACGGATCCAGGAGCGGCTGACCGCCCACCTGGCGGCGGCCAGGCGCCTGACCGGGCGCTGA